In Primulina huaijiensis isolate GDHJ02 chromosome 16, ASM1229523v2, whole genome shotgun sequence, a single genomic region encodes these proteins:
- the LOC140961324 gene encoding uncharacterized protein isoform X2, which translates to MTKKPTVVAGLRLRRLMEIPAPPITLPQKDYLQYNHTDSCSLYRWTARESYQFMYGRPWQMVNDFYSDAVSGRRSLSELFGKQTCTIHDGAENVEDCNLPVSGPAAERTGRWARVTFKIVLSYHGSSFDGWQKQPDLNTVQGLVESSLGKFVDEKKMQLLKEKKLPIDVCAVVAGRTDKGVTALNQVCSFYTWRKDVIAQDIENAINDITPGKIRAISVSKVSREFHPNFSAKWRHYLYIFPLHDEIVDDQDSQCKKDHEQCVSEKNGQDVVDDDFRNEQDTRKKPTSFEVNRVNNLLNQLEGKLSSYKIFARDTKASRNVGPPTECFVFHARASEANLLCDEDGTIKKTMCVELVANRFLRKMVRVLVATAVREAAAGAEDDMLLKLMDATCRRATAPPAPPDGLCLLGVGYTDFDRKYCLIL; encoded by the exons ATGACCAAGAAGCCAACGGTGGTGGCGGGGTTGCGGCTGAGAAGACTAATGGAAATCCCAGCGCCGCCGATTACGCTTCCGCAGAAGGATTATCTTCAATATAACCACACCGATTCTTGCAGCCTATATAGATGGACTGCCAG GGAAAGTTATCAGTTCATGTATGGAAGACCATGGCAAAtggttaatgatttttattcgGACGCAGTGAGTGGACGTAGATCACTATCAGAGTTGTTTGGAAAACAA ACATGTACCATTCACGATGGTGCTGAAAATGTAGAAGATTGTAATCTACCGGTTAGTGGTCCAGCTGCAGAGAGGACTGGAAGATGGGCAAGAGTGACATTCAAGATAGTTCTGTCGTACCACGGGAGTTCATTTGATGGGTGGCAAAAACAGCCGGATTTGAACACTGTCCAAGG GCTGGTTGAAAGTTCTCTGGGAAAATTTGTTGACGAAAAGAAAATGCAGCtgctaaaagaaaagaaattaccAATAGATGTATGTGCTGTTGTTGCTGGGCGTACAGACAAGGGGGTGACAGCTCTTAACCAAGTTTGTTCTTTCT ATACATGGAGAAAAGATGTTATAGCTCAAGATATTGAAAATGCCATCAATGATATCACACCAGGGAAGATAAGGGCCATTTCTGTATCCAAG GTATCACGAGAATTTCATCCTAATTTCTCTGCAAAGTGGAGGCATTACTTGTATATTTTCCCCCTTCATGATGAAATTGTTGATGACCAAGACAGTCAATGCAAGAAGGATCATGAACAGTGTGTTAGTGAGAAAAATGGTCAAGATGTAGTGGATGATGATTTCAGGAATGAACAGGATACGAGGAAGAAACCAACCAGTTTTGAAGTAAACAGGGTCAACAATCTATTAAATCAACTTGAAGGAAAATTATCATCCTACAAGATATTTGCACGAGATACTAAAGCATCAAGAAACGT TGGTCCACCAACCGAATGCTTTGTCTTCCATGCACGAGCCTCGGAAGCTAATTTACTATGTGATGAG GATGGGACTATTAAGAAGACTATGTGCGTTGAGTTGGTCGCTAACCGATTCTTGCGGAAG ATGGTTAGAGTTCTTGTAGCCACAGCTGTAAGGGAAGCTGCTGCTGGAGCAGAAGACGATATGCTGCTAAAACTTATGGATGCAACATGCAGACGTGCCACTGCTCCACCAGCACCACCAGATGGCCTTTGCCTTCTCGGTGTGGGGTATACAGATTTTGATAGAAAATATTGCTTGATCCTTTGA
- the LOC140961324 gene encoding uncharacterized protein isoform X1, translating into MTKKPTVVAGLRLRRLMEIPAPPITLPQKDYLQYNHTDSCSLYRWTARESYQFMYGRPWQMVNDFYSDAVSGRRSLSELFGKQVGFTTCTIHDGAENVEDCNLPVSGPAAERTGRWARVTFKIVLSYHGSSFDGWQKQPDLNTVQGLVESSLGKFVDEKKMQLLKEKKLPIDVCAVVAGRTDKGVTALNQVCSFYTWRKDVIAQDIENAINDITPGKIRAISVSKVSREFHPNFSAKWRHYLYIFPLHDEIVDDQDSQCKKDHEQCVSEKNGQDVVDDDFRNEQDTRKKPTSFEVNRVNNLLNQLEGKLSSYKIFARDTKASRNVGPPTECFVFHARASEANLLCDEDGTIKKTMCVELVANRFLRKMVRVLVATAVREAAAGAEDDMLLKLMDATCRRATAPPAPPDGLCLLGVGYTDFDRKYCLIL; encoded by the exons ATGACCAAGAAGCCAACGGTGGTGGCGGGGTTGCGGCTGAGAAGACTAATGGAAATCCCAGCGCCGCCGATTACGCTTCCGCAGAAGGATTATCTTCAATATAACCACACCGATTCTTGCAGCCTATATAGATGGACTGCCAG GGAAAGTTATCAGTTCATGTATGGAAGACCATGGCAAAtggttaatgatttttattcgGACGCAGTGAGTGGACGTAGATCACTATCAGAGTTGTTTGGAAAACAAGTGGGATTTACT ACATGTACCATTCACGATGGTGCTGAAAATGTAGAAGATTGTAATCTACCGGTTAGTGGTCCAGCTGCAGAGAGGACTGGAAGATGGGCAAGAGTGACATTCAAGATAGTTCTGTCGTACCACGGGAGTTCATTTGATGGGTGGCAAAAACAGCCGGATTTGAACACTGTCCAAGG GCTGGTTGAAAGTTCTCTGGGAAAATTTGTTGACGAAAAGAAAATGCAGCtgctaaaagaaaagaaattaccAATAGATGTATGTGCTGTTGTTGCTGGGCGTACAGACAAGGGGGTGACAGCTCTTAACCAAGTTTGTTCTTTCT ATACATGGAGAAAAGATGTTATAGCTCAAGATATTGAAAATGCCATCAATGATATCACACCAGGGAAGATAAGGGCCATTTCTGTATCCAAG GTATCACGAGAATTTCATCCTAATTTCTCTGCAAAGTGGAGGCATTACTTGTATATTTTCCCCCTTCATGATGAAATTGTTGATGACCAAGACAGTCAATGCAAGAAGGATCATGAACAGTGTGTTAGTGAGAAAAATGGTCAAGATGTAGTGGATGATGATTTCAGGAATGAACAGGATACGAGGAAGAAACCAACCAGTTTTGAAGTAAACAGGGTCAACAATCTATTAAATCAACTTGAAGGAAAATTATCATCCTACAAGATATTTGCACGAGATACTAAAGCATCAAGAAACGT TGGTCCACCAACCGAATGCTTTGTCTTCCATGCACGAGCCTCGGAAGCTAATTTACTATGTGATGAG GATGGGACTATTAAGAAGACTATGTGCGTTGAGTTGGTCGCTAACCGATTCTTGCGGAAG ATGGTTAGAGTTCTTGTAGCCACAGCTGTAAGGGAAGCTGCTGCTGGAGCAGAAGACGATATGCTGCTAAAACTTATGGATGCAACATGCAGACGTGCCACTGCTCCACCAGCACCACCAGATGGCCTTTGCCTTCTCGGTGTGGGGTATACAGATTTTGATAGAAAATATTGCTTGATCCTTTGA